AGTTGACAGAGAAACAACCGGGTGAAACCATCAAATTTCAGATTTTTGCGCCTGATGCTGCAGGGCAAAAGAGTCACGGTTATGTCGTTGAACTGGCTTTGCCGGGCAAAGCGTTTGACAGTTATATCGGCGATATCAACGGAATTGGATGGACTGAAAAAAATATGCGCCTTGCTCGTGCCAGGTCGGGCAATCCGACCTTAGCTATGCTATCTCTCGCCACGGTAACGATTCCGGCGAACGGGTACTTAGGCCAGATTACACTGAACGTGGCACATCCGCTAACTTCAGATATTGTTCTCATTATTCAAGCAGCGGCATGGGCAAACGGGGATGGGATTCAAGATATGGATGCGTCCAGCGCAGCGATATCCTTTATGGAAATTCCCCCTTTTCCCGGTGATTTTGACGGTAACGAGATTGTCAACATGACCGACTTTTTATTTTTTGTTGCTGCGTTTAATACCCGGTCAGGAGATGCCAAATACAATGTGCTGGCAGATATGAATCTCAACGGGACCGTTGATATGTTTGACTTTTTACTCTTTGTCGCTGCGTTTGGTGGTTCATAGACTATGAACTCGATATAATATTACTTATTTTTTAATAAGTAAAACATCTCCCTCTTATCGAATCCCAAAGGTCGTTTTTTTCCTCACCTGCACGCCGCTTACCAGATCTTCTACGGTTACCTGCACCTCATGGTCGCCTTTCCCCGCTCCGTCGAGATTTAGTTCCACATAAGAGAGACCGTCTGTGGTATTTCCGGTCTGGTCATAGGTTACGCTCACGCCCTGTTCCCCTTCCTCTTTTCCCAGCAGACGACCCAGTCCGGCGAGGACTCGGGCGCCCCGGCTCTTCTGATCTTTGGATTGGATGTCATAGGTCACGCGGTAATGCGTTTGTCCAAATTCATCTCTGCTCAGGTGATAGATTTCAAAATAGAGAAAGGCCGGATGTTTTTCCGGGAATGCCCATACCGACATGGGCATTATGTTCAATCCCTGTTTGACAAAAACACCTTCTGATGGTGTCTCATCTGAGATTGACCAGGCCAACTCGATGTCGCTCAAGTTCAAGTCGGCTCTGGAATAGTCTTCCAATATTATCTGTTGTTGGTAAATCTGAAACCGCCGCGTTTCCGCCTCCCGGACCCGCAGGCCGAGTTCATAGGTTCCCGGCGGTGCTTCTATGGCGGCTATATCCAGTACCAGATTTTGCCATCCCCGCGATGTATCGACTGAGGTTTGTAAAAAGGTTTCATCGAGGAAAAATTTCCGCTCGTCCCGGTAGGTTTGATCTACTACGGGATCTGTTAGTGCGGCACTGCGCATGACCCATGTGCCCTCCTGTTTTTTGAGCAGCGAATCCGGTGGAATGCCGCTGTAGATTTCCAGGCGCGTACTGCCGTTTTTTCCCTTAAAGCTGGCCGTGCGGTACCAGAAATCCAGGGGCTGAGCACCCCGGGCAAAGTCGTGAAAGTCGGGTATCCGTCCGGCCATTTTGTTTACGACCAGTTCTGGAGAATGGAAAAGAAAATCCGTGAGGTCCCGCACCTCGACATAGCGCTCTTTTAATTCGTTGGGTACATGCGTGGGTACGGGCGCGAACTCGAAATTGCCCTGAAAGTATTCGTCGGTAAATGTGACCTCCAGGCCCTCAGCGACCATGGTATATACCCAGGACTCCCAGGGTACAATGCTGGCGTCTTCGCGGTTGGTTACGGGCATAAACAGGCCCATCGCCTGTTCGACAAACCGCTCCCGGCGCACCCGCGACGGCGAAAAGCTCAAATCGCCCGTGTTCACATCGCCCAGTGCGGCCAGGGTTTGTTCTTGATCCACAATTCGGTTCACCTGGTCGCCCTCACCCGCGTCTGCAGCCTGCACCCGTTCCGACAATTCGGTGCGCTCGTCATCCAGGGCGTCTTCCAGCAAAAATATGAGTTGGATCTCGTCCGAGGTTAAGCCCAGGTCCTGGGGATCGGGTGCTTTGACGCTGAAAGCGCGGTTGCTCCGAACGGGATATACCGGTCCTGTGAAAAATTCGCCCACGGCGTCCGGTCCGTAGAGATCTACGGCCATTCGCTCTTTGATGCGCTGTGCTTTAGCTGGCATGTCGGCATTTAGACGGTCGGATGTTGAGCGATAATCGGGTTCGCCGTAGCGGATGTACACTTCGCCTCGGCGATCCCAGGGATATATCGCTTTTGAAAAGTGCGTGCGCGCGTGCCAGATCCGGCGGTAGTGCTCAGCCTGGCGCAAGAATCCACCGGATACGCGCGATAGGTCGTGCCGAATCCAGAAGCGGCGCAGAAAGGCTTCGCGCTCTATAGCCGATGTGACTCTGGCATAGGATTCCAGTTCGGGTATGGAGGCCAGAAGGGAGATGTCCCGGTAGAGTGCCGCCTCTGCGGCATCGAGAAGGGTGATGTAGTTGCGAAAGATGCGTACGGCCCGTTCGCCATCGCCTTCATGGAGAAAGACCTGGGCTATCAGGGGCAAAAAACGGCGCGTTTCGACTGTATTGCTCAAATAGACCAGCAGGTCTCGCAACTCGGCAAAGCGTCCGTTCATGGCGTAAATTACGCCCAACTGATAGGCGACATCCAGGTCTTCGGGGGCCTGTCGCACACTGCGCTCGTACAGGTTGATTACCCGGCCCCACTCATCCTTTTTTTCATGGTGTTTCGCCATGATTTTGCAGGCTGCGACATCCGTCGAGTCGCGCTCAAGTGCCCGTTCGGATGCCCGTTTCAAAGACCGATCCTCTTGCAGGAGTCGCACGAGGTCGAGGTGATAGCGTATTTTTTGCGATTCGGGGGCGAGAGCGATGGCTTTTTCAAAATGCGTTTTGGCTCCGTGGATATCTTCCTTCTGGTAGAGCGCGATCTGCCCCAGTCCGTCGTGCGCTTCTGCGAGATCTGGATTTAAGTTCAGTGCCTTTTCAAATGCCTGCCTGGCTTTTTTCCATTGCTTTTTTCGCTCGCGGGATTCCAGATATGCCGTGCCCAGGCGGGCGTAGCCTTCGGCCAATTCCGGGTCCAGGTGTACAGCTTCCTGCAACAGGTCTATTGCGTGTCGCGCACTGTCCATCTCAATCCGCACATCAGCAGCCAGTATCAGAGAATCCGACCGGGTCATCAGGGTTATGAAGGGCTGTTCTGCCTTTGCCCCGCTTGCAATCAGGACGAGGTATATGGGAATCAGTCGAATTGCAAAAAACCGAACGCATTTTTTCATGGTGTCCTCACTCGATCTCGTCGGGTGTTTCCAATTTAAAGGTCGCTGCTTTGGTCACTTTTTGCCCGTCTCTGCGGTCCATTGCAGCGACCTCAATGACGTATTCTCCCGGCTCGGAACCAGATAGGTCAAGTGCCAGATAGTTGACCACGTTGTCGGCATCGCCTGTCTGGTCATAAGAAATCGCAATTTGTTCTTCGTTCTGGTCTATGCCCACCAGTTTTCCCAGGCCACTGAGTACTTTTGCGCCAAACGACTGACCGGAACGCGGCTTTAAGCGGTAGGATATCTGGTAGTCCGTCTGTCCGAATGCATCCTGGCTCAGTCCGTAAATTTCGTAGTAAAGATAGACCAGATGCCGCTGTGTATAATGCCGCGTGGCCAGCGGGATGACTTCCAAATTTTGTTTGACGAAATGTCCTTTTCCGGTGGTCTGTTCAATTGACGCCGCCATTTCGATATCGCTTAGCCTGAGTTTGCCGTGCCGATAAGACGGGACCCGCAAGGGCATGCCATAGACCTGCGTGCGTCCAGACCGCTCTTCGATGGCTTGCACGGCGAGGTAGTACGATCCAGGTTTTACATCGAGTGCGATTACATCGGGAATGATCCCGGTTTTTCCATCTACCCGAAATACGGCGCGGTTTGCCACCTTGAATACCGGGTCGCCTTTTGCATTGTAGAGAACGGCTCCCCGGTTTATCCGAACATCCCCTTCCTCTCGCGTCAATGCGGAGGCGGGAAATCCGTAGTAGATTTCCACGCGCGTGCTGTCGCCCAGTCCTCGAAATGTGGCGGGATAGGCCGCGTAATACAGGGGTTCGGCGAGAAATGCCGGTACATAGATTTCTCTGGGAGCCTGACTTATAATTTGTTCGGGGATGAGAGGTCCCCACAGGTGGCGCATTTTGGTCGCCATTTCCGCAGGCAATACGGCGTAATCAAAAACGCCATCGGGCGCGCCGGGCATCTGACGAAATACGATTTCCACGCCTTCTCCCAATCCGGGATAGATCCAGTATTCCCACGCCCGGCGATCCTGGATTGGGAAGATGGGTCGTCCCAGGAATGCACCCAGTCCCCCCACGGCCATCGCGGATTCGGCTCGTTTTCGGATCTGTTCGCTTTTCTGATTTCGCTCGGATGATCGGTTGTACAGCCGCTGGAATTGCCTTTCCAGTTGGCGTTGTGCCCGTTCTGCGCCAGTTCCGCGGTGGGTCACATTGGCACTGTCGCTATCAGCGGCGTAGTCCGATAGCAGTATTTCGGCTGCCCAATCTACGCGGTCTAATAGCCTCTGCTTGACAGCCCAGTCTTCGGGATGGGATTCGCGCAGCCGATCCCCGGACGCGCTTTTGTGGGATGGCGTGCCGTAGCGCACATAGATTTCGCCCCGTCGATCCCACGGAAAAACCGCCGATCCGAAATGCTCCCGCGCATAAGCTACCCGGCGGAAGTGTTCGACCCGCCGCTCGTTGACGTCTGTAATGGGTGTGGGGTCTCGGCGTTTCCAGAATTGCTGCAGAAGTACTTGTCTGTCCTTTGCCTGCTTAAGTGCCTCTGTTTCCCTTTCTGAGACAAACAGAGAAATATCTTCATAAGGCATCCGCTCTCTGGTGCTCAGGCCAGCCAGATAGGTTTCGAAGAGGGTTTCGGCTTTTTCGTAATTTTTTCGTGCCAGATAGACTTCGGCGAGTTCCAGCATGTATTGCCGCTGGTTTGTGCCCTGAGTCTGCATGAGCCGCGATAGGGTGCGGGCGGCCTGATCCGTGCGCGATAGGGTGCGGTAGAGTTGTCCCAGTCGCCACATGGCGTCTTTGTGTGCGGGATTGACGGCCAGTTGTTTTTCGTAATATTCTATTGCGCCTTCTTTTTTTAGTAGATCGTATTCATACATAAAGCCCAGGCGGTAATACGCATCTGGATGGTCTGGGTCCATCTCGACCACCTGTTCGAAAGCTCTGATGGCATCGCGATTCATGAGATTCAGATGCGTCAGGCCGATGTGGTATTGGGCTTCTACATAGTCGGGCTTTTCGGCCAGGGCGCGGCAAAAATAATCAATGGCACGCACCCACTGGCCTTTCTCACGGGCATAGACCAGGCCCATGCCAAAGTAGGCTTCGGGCATTTTTCGCTGGTATTTTTCCGCATTTCGAAAGGCTTTTCGGGCTTTGCCAATCTGATCCTGGGTCAGATACACATGCCCCAATCCACAGTGGGTTGGGGCATGTTTTTTGTTTGCTTGTAGAGATTGCTCAAACAAAATTTTTGCGCGGTCTATTTCTCCTGCTTTGAGTGCCTGATTACCCAGGAGATAGAGAGAATCCGCAGCAGAAGGATCCGCCATGACTGATGCAACAGTCCAGAATATCCCAAAATTCAGGGCGAGTGCAATGCGCCCGATATGCCAGCCTATTTTCGACATGCCCAATCGCCTGTGTATCTACTTTGCTAAAGGTCCCGTGGGCGCTTCTTTGCTGTAGAGCGCGCTTCCCCGCTCGTAGGATACCGCTACCTGTCTGTTTTCTACCTGTAATCGGGGTACATTATTTGTGCCCACATCTCGGTCCGGTCCTCTCATTACGGCGAGTTGTGCATCGGTCATGCCCGCTATCAGGTCGCCCCATCGGCTTTCTGGATGCACCATGTCGCCTCCGCTGCGGTGGAAGTTCTGGGATGTATATTTGATCAGGATGCCCCGTCTCGAGATGGGGTTCTTCCAGGCGAGAGCACCGTGGGTCGTCGCCCCATCCCCAAAAAAGAGCACGTCGCCCGCCTTCATCACTGGCTGCACCACAAGCCCCATATCATCGTCGCAGGTGCGGATGCCCGGCGGCATGGGATAAAACGCTTTGTGGCTGCCCGGTACGCAGGCGAATCCGCCCAGACCGGGTTCCACGTCTCGCAGCTGCCAGGCCACGGTTACTGCTTGATCGTAACTGCGCCCGTTTTGAAACACATAGCCCATCGGTGGATAGAGGGGTTCGTTGTTGCTGTGGAGCGAGTGTCCGCTACCGCCCAGGACTGAGCAGAATGCCGTGGCGCCTCCGCACCGCCCCCCGCTGGCGCCCATCCAGTTCAAGCGATGCTCGACCACTGGGTGTGCAATCATTCGCCGGAATGGGTCGCTATACGGTTCTGGCAATTCGAGCAATCCAGAGAGGAGTGGTCGCCCTGTGCCAGCCAGGCTTTTTGAGCCTCGGGCGAGTTCTTCGCCTACTACGATGCGGTCCTCAAATTTGTCGATGGTCTCGTTGGCCGCTGCCAGCCATTCTTCGTCCATTACGCCGCGGAGTACCAGATATCCGTTCAAGTCCCAGAAATAGAATTCTTTGTAATCAATCCCCGAGTCCGGGTCCAGTTTGTAGATCGATGG
This is a stretch of genomic DNA from Gemmatimonadota bacterium. It encodes these proteins:
- a CDS encoding GWxTD domain-containing protein, which encodes MKKCVRFFAIRLIPIYLVLIASGAKAEQPFITLMTRSDSLILAADVRIEMDSARHAIDLLQEAVHLDPELAEGYARLGTAYLESRERKKQWKKARQAFEKALNLNPDLAEAHDGLGQIALYQKEDIHGAKTHFEKAIALAPESQKIRYHLDLVRLLQEDRSLKRASERALERDSTDVAACKIMAKHHEKKDEWGRVINLYERSVRQAPEDLDVAYQLGVIYAMNGRFAELRDLLVYLSNTVETRRFLPLIAQVFLHEGDGERAVRIFRNYITLLDAAEAALYRDISLLASIPELESYARVTSAIEREAFLRRFWIRHDLSRVSGGFLRQAEHYRRIWHARTHFSKAIYPWDRRGEVYIRYGEPDYRSTSDRLNADMPAKAQRIKERMAVDLYGPDAVGEFFTGPVYPVRSNRAFSVKAPDPQDLGLTSDEIQLIFLLEDALDDERTELSERVQAADAGEGDQVNRIVDQEQTLAALGDVNTGDLSFSPSRVRRERFVEQAMGLFMPVTNREDASIVPWESWVYTMVAEGLEVTFTDEYFQGNFEFAPVPTHVPNELKERYVEVRDLTDFLFHSPELVVNKMAGRIPDFHDFARGAQPLDFWYRTASFKGKNGSTRLEIYSGIPPDSLLKKQEGTWVMRSAALTDPVVDQTYRDERKFFLDETFLQTSVDTSRGWQNLVLDIAAIEAPPGTYELGLRVREAETRRFQIYQQQIILEDYSRADLNLSDIELAWSISDETPSEGVFVKQGLNIMPMSVWAFPEKHPAFLYFEIYHLSRDEFGQTHYRVTYDIQSKDQKSRGARVLAGLGRLLGKEEGEQGVSVTYDQTGNTTDGLSYVELNLDGAGKGDHEVQVTVEDLVSGVQVRKKTTFGIR
- a CDS encoding tetratricopeptide repeat protein, with translation MSKIGWHIGRIALALNFGIFWTVASVMADPSAADSLYLLGNQALKAGEIDRAKILFEQSLQANKKHAPTHCGLGHVYLTQDQIGKARKAFRNAEKYQRKMPEAYFGMGLVYAREKGQWVRAIDYFCRALAEKPDYVEAQYHIGLTHLNLMNRDAIRAFEQVVEMDPDHPDAYYRLGFMYEYDLLKKEGAIEYYEKQLAVNPAHKDAMWRLGQLYRTLSRTDQAARTLSRLMQTQGTNQRQYMLELAEVYLARKNYEKAETLFETYLAGLSTRERMPYEDISLFVSERETEALKQAKDRQVLLQQFWKRRDPTPITDVNERRVEHFRRVAYAREHFGSAVFPWDRRGEIYVRYGTPSHKSASGDRLRESHPEDWAVKQRLLDRVDWAAEILLSDYAADSDSANVTHRGTGAERAQRQLERQFQRLYNRSSERNQKSEQIRKRAESAMAVGGLGAFLGRPIFPIQDRRAWEYWIYPGLGEGVEIVFRQMPGAPDGVFDYAVLPAEMATKMRHLWGPLIPEQIISQAPREIYVPAFLAEPLYYAAYPATFRGLGDSTRVEIYYGFPASALTREEGDVRINRGAVLYNAKGDPVFKVANRAVFRVDGKTGIIPDVIALDVKPGSYYLAVQAIEERSGRTQVYGMPLRVPSYRHGKLRLSDIEMAASIEQTTGKGHFVKQNLEVIPLATRHYTQRHLVYLYYEIYGLSQDAFGQTDYQISYRLKPRSGQSFGAKVLSGLGKLVGIDQNEEQIAISYDQTGDADNVVNYLALDLSGSEPGEYVIEVAAMDRRDGQKVTKAATFKLETPDEIE
- a CDS encoding phytanoyl-CoA dioxygenase family protein, whose protein sequence is MDQELMSNEENYCFDIAGYLHVPGVLNRGEVVQLNQTIDKADQLSGMLGWEGELKEPFRELLVHPHLVWYLNQIVGIGFRLDREPEILCDATCDTTAPLTGGNEPRMPGIAYYHQNDRRYCEGVRVIWALEDVNEGDGGFVLLPCSHKSNVASPEDITTGEDDMGLTYQPVLKAGDLLIVALSSLQGMRPWQGDGQQRLLSYEYVGRGVIRSAGTGPQAEEEPHPEWHDALSEEQRASLYKPGYKSTTPAPTIVTDGKTVKMDESREVFHPSIYKLDPDSGIDYKEFYFWDLNGYLVLRGVMDEEWLAAANETIDKFEDRIVVGEELARGSKSLAGTGRPLLSGLLELPEPYSDPFRRMIAHPVVEHRLNWMGASGGRCGGATAFCSVLGGSGHSLHSNNEPLYPPMGYVFQNGRSYDQAVTVAWQLRDVEPGLGGFACVPGSHKAFYPMPPGIRTCDDDMGLVVQPVMKAGDVLFFGDGATTHGALAWKNPISRRGILIKYTSQNFHRSGGDMVHPESRWGDLIAGMTDAQLAVMRGPDRDVGTNNVPRLQVENRQVAVSYERGSALYSKEAPTGPLAK